The window AGTGAGAGGCTACCAAGTCATAGACGCTGCAAAAAGTGCGGTCGAACGTATATGTCCTGGAGTCGTTTCCTGTGCCGACATACTTACTTTGGCAGCTCGCGATGCCTCCGTCGCAGtaagtatatatttatatttatatgtgatCACTTTTTTGCACGTTTAATTCTGACCAAAATGTAAATCTTTTATCATAAAAGGTTGGCGGCCCGTCGTGGAACGTGAGACTCGGCAGAAGGGACTCGACCACGGCCAGTATTTCCCGAGCTAACAGTGATCTTCCCGCCCCTTTTCATGAACTCAATGTCATTACTGATCTCTTCGCAAATAAAGGGCTTAGTGAAAGAGACATGGTTGCCCTATCAGGTAAAAAATATATGCAACTTTAATTCtgctataaaaaaatttattcaatctCAACCACTTGGTATTTCTTGATTTATATAAACTGGTATTTAATTTCTTGCAGGAGCTCACACACTAGGTCAGTCCCAATGCCAAAACTTTCGCACTCGCATATACAGCAATGGAACAGACATTGATGCCGGCTTCGCTAGCACTCGAAGGCGCCAATGCCCGCAAAATGGTGGTGATGCGAACTTGGCGCCGCTAGATCTCGTGACCCCGAATTCATTTGACAATAACTACTACAAGAACCTGATGCAGAGAAAGGGTCTTCTTCACTCGGATCAAGTTCTTTTCAATGGAGGTTCCTCCGACAGTATTGTGTCCGAGTACAGTAGGAATCAACAAACTTTTTACTCTGATTTTGGGAGTGCCATGATTAAAATGAGCGAGATTGAACTGCTATTGGGACAAAATGGGATCATACGAAGGGTTTGTGGTGCTGTAAATTAACTGAACTCATTTCTGCCTGATTAAatcatttcttcatttttttttatttttgttttgtatacttAATTGGTTTATTGAAAGAATATAATAATTTGTtgagatttttaataattcctgAATAAAAAGTTACTCGTTTATaagtttttgttattttatttattcggCCAtgattcttttcttttcttttttttatgttttaaaaaattactatcTAACTTCACT is drawn from Primulina huaijiensis isolate GDHJ02 unplaced genomic scaffold, ASM1229523v2 scaffold20825, whole genome shotgun sequence and contains these coding sequences:
- the LOC140966917 gene encoding lignin-forming anionic peroxidase-like, with the protein product MAGSLISFHNLFTIVSFLFLLSNFPCINAQLSSTFYDATCPNAVATIRTSIRQAVSRERRMAASLIRLHFHDCFVQGCDASILLDDTDTIQSEKNAFPNAGSVRGYQVIDAAKSAVERICPGVVSCADILTLAARDASVAVGGPSWNVRLGRRDSTTASISRANSDLPAPFHELNVITDLFANKGLSERDMVALSGAHTLGQSQCQNFRTRIYSNGTDIDAGFASTRRRQCPQNGGDANLAPLDLVTPNSFDNNYYKNLMQRKGLLHSDQVLFNGGSSDSIVSEYSRNQQTFYSDFGSAMIKMSEIELLLGQNGIIRRVCGAVN